TGTACAAATTGTAATGAAGCAGACAGCCATCCAAGTAAGCGTAGAACATCTTCGCTTTTTCTAAGGGGTTTATTTCTTGAGGCACAAACTTATGTACTCTCAACAGATCGATAAAATGTTGAATTTCACCGATCCACTCATCATAAAGAGTTTGGTATACAAGCATCGAATTTGAATTACGTTTAGCCTGCATATAGAAATCTACATATACAAGGATCCATTCCGGTGTCGTCTTTAGCTGTCCAACGATAATTTCCATCGACTTCTGAATAATCTTTTCCAAAGAAGTGCCAGTTTCAATTAAAGGAATAAAATGGGCGTGGAGGTTTGCCCGCTTTTCTTTTCGGTAAGAGAGTACATCGAGCATGAACTGTTCCTTGGTTTCAAAATGAACATAAAATGCTCCCTTTGTAAATCCCGCTTGCTTGACAATATCGTCAATAGAAGCGCCTGAATAACCTTTCTCACACAAAACCTCAAACCCTGCTTGTATCAACTTTGTGTAGGTAGCTTCTCTTTTAAGCTGAAATTTATTTTTCTCTGACATGTTCATCCCCTCGTTTAATCGTAATTGTAGGAGCTTTTTGTTCTTTTCCAACTGATCCGGACAATCAGAATAGGACGAAAATGAATCCAGTTTAGGGTCCCATCCGAAGGGCATAGCCGAACCGAACTACACCACGAAGATTCAATATAAATAAAAACTAACCGGTATGCATTTAATTTTATAACAAAAGCATCTCAAAAAGCAATTATAAACTTACGCATAGACTACAATGATTCAGGCTCACTATCATAAGAATCTTTATGAAGTATACATAGGCATAGCGATGAAAAAAAGCGAAGAACCCTTTAGGCCATCTTCGCGTCTCTTGTACTTATTGACTGGCTTCCAACGTTCTTAGCAGCTTTCAACTTTGACTCTGTCTGTCATGACTTTATCGTTTAGAACTATTTGGGTGCCGAACGGTGGAACACGTGTCAATAATTGGCTTTAGTTCACTAATAAACGTAAAGAGAATGCCTCCCTCTTGTTCCACCACAACTCCCTGAACTGCCTCAACTGGTCTATCAGTCCGAACAGTGATGAGTACGGCCTTGTCGTAGAGAAAGTACCGTCTGAAGCGAAACTTATTTTCGTTACCCCGCTCACCAATGCGCCGTAGGTGTAATGTTATCGGAACCACGAAAGCAACAGCTTTTACATAAAGCCGCGCAACAACGTGCGTGGATTATCTAAGATGATTACGACAGTGAATTTCGATACCGCGCAGTGAAAAATTCGTGTCCTTGCTCTATGGTGGTCAATAAAAAGAGCTGCCGTCTCTTCTAGGGTCTCGTGGCTCTTGGCTTTTGTTCGATTTGGTTTATCATAATATCCACTCTCCGAGCTTGAGTTTACCTACAGCAGTTGCCAAATCGAAGTCTTGCATCATGCCAACTCTCTAAGGCTCGATCAACTTTAATTAAACCAGCCTTTGATAAAACACTACTTTCAGTCTTTTTTATCAATGTGTAGTACCCTCCTTTTATTTACTGTGGTCAAACACAGTTCAAAATACCCTTCATTGATTTAAACCAAACAAAAAATCACCTGCACAAAAAAATGCAGATGATTTCCTGAAACATTTAATATTAATACAATCAAGAGTTATTCTATAGTTATTCTCTAGTCTGCTTCTCTTCTCTATAATCCTGAACGACAACATCAAGCTTCCCTGTTTCCGGATCTACAATAAGCCCATGAACCGGAATCTTGCTTGGGAAAAGAGGATGCTTTCTGATCATCTTAATACTATGCATCACTCCATCCTCAGGACTGTCAAAGCCACGCAGAAAGTTATCCATTCGTATTCCAACATTCTCAAGAGCCTCTATTGCGGCTGGATCAATCCCGAACTCAGGGAATTTATTCATAATTTTTTCTGCATTTAGACCAATCATTCCACAATTGTGATGTCCAATCACTAGAACCTCCTCGGCCCCAAGCTCATAGACAGCTACTAAAATACTTCTCATCGAGCTTCCAAAAGGCTGATTAAGTATAGCACCAGCATTTTTGATGATTTTTGCGTCCCCATTCTTAAATCCCAAGGACTTAAGTAACATTTCTGAAAGACGAGCATCCATACATGTAAGAATAACGACTTTCTTTTTAGGAAATTTACTTGTTAAATAGGGCTCATACTGCTTTTCTTCTACGAATTTTTTATTATGTTCTAGTATACTGTTTACGATTGACATAGCTCATCCTCCTAAGAACGCCTTACTACTATTATTCATAGGAACGCTATCAGAGTCAAATTCCTTGAATTATTGATTTCTTTATATCCTCTTTTAATGGCCTCAACAGATTATTGCTCATCAGCACTTGATCCATATACAGCAGGAACTGGAACATCTAATAACCTTAAATAAACAAGCAACTGACCACGATGATGATACCAATGGTTGAACAGTGTAGAACGTAGCATATCCCTTCTAGGTGTAGCCAAAACCGTCTGTTCGTCATGCACCATCCTCCATTCAGCATTTAAGTCCTCCTCACTCCATGAGGATAGGATTTTTTTGGCGGACTCAACACTTTTGTCAAGTTTCTCCTCTATTTCTACTAATGAGGTAGCTTCATTCAAAGGAACATCTGGAATCTCTCTAACTGAATCGCTTAATAATTCAGCAATGGCTCCTGGAATTACCGCAACATGTAAGGCAAGCTGCCCTAATGACATAGACTTTGAGTGAGGCGACCATGATAAATGTTGCTCTGGAATTCGTTGTAGAACCCTGCGAGTACTTTCTGTCTCATCTGCCAATTCCTTTAGAAAAAAATCGATGCTTTTCATTATTTTTATCTCCCTTCACACTCTGCTGCTTAAGCTTTCCTTATATTTTTACTTTGCATTGATCCAATAGAGTATGCTTATCAGCAGCACTTAATCCTTATACTGATCATGGAGTCTCCACCAGCTATATGGATGGGATTGCTCGCATTCAACTTGCGTATCCTCCCATGTTTCCTGTCTTCCTAATGGTGTGATGTCAAGATAGCTCCAGTTACTGCCTAGATACTCCACACCACGTCCTGACGTGAAATAGCTTTGGAATATGCGCTCCTTTTCACGTAAAAATACACTAATAGCAAACGACTCTCCTCCGTTTGACGTAACACCAAAATCATAATTAAAATCACTTTCAAACGAAGAGTACCAAGGGACACTCCACCCCATCCGTTTCTTAAAAGGTTCAAGCTTTGATAACGGCGCTCTCGAAACTAGCACAATTTGTGTGTCCCTAGCGTTTACATGCGCTTGGTGACCCATATTGTCTACTAGCATAGAACAGCCTGAACACCCCTTCTTATCTTCGGGACCAAACATGAAATGATACACAATAAGCTGACGATATCCGTTGAATAGATCGAGAAGGCTTACCTTACCATCCGTACCCTCAAACGTATACGCTTTTTCAATTTCTACTACTGGCATCTTTCTTCTTTCTGCATTTAAAGCGTCTCTAGCTCTAGTCAGCTCTTTTTCTTTAGTAAGCAGTTCTTTGCTAGCCTTTAGCCACTCTTCACGGGACACGATCTTAGGGTAACCTATTGAGCTATCTAGGTTTATCCTCTCAGTTTCAGTTTTATCCTCATGCTTCAAACCATTGTTTAATTTATCATTAGCTTCTTTAGAGCAACACATATCTTTCTCCATCCGTAACCTTCTCCCTTCTCTTCACCACTTTGCTAAAAGCTCAAATCACTCAACTTGAGTCTGTGAAAGCTTACCTCAAATACCTTATTTCTAAATGAAATTTTAGCATAGTCATGGGGTGACCATTTCTTTAGAATTGCGGTTTTCTACCAACATTTATTCCTGTACCATGGCCACGTTTGGTTTAACTCTTCTTGACTTATTTAGAATAACAATTCCGGTGATCACTAGGATTAGAGCAAACGCTTTAAACATGCTTAAGCTCTCATTAAAAATAATAACTCCGATCATTGCACTCAAGGCTGTCCCCACTCCTGACCAGGTAGCGTAAGCGGTAGATAGTGGGACAGTTTTTAAAGAAAAACTTAGAAAAGTAAAAGAGATCAAAAATCCTGCACCTACACCTAAGGTTGGCAAAAGCACGCTAAATCCATTTGATAACTTAAGCATTGTTGTTCCGAAAGCTTCGAAGATAATAGCAATACCAAGATAAATAACACCTGCCATACATACACCACCTTATTTCTCTAAATTCAATAAAATAATCCCTAGTATGAGCACCATCAAACCAAATACTCCTTGTTTGTTTATCTTTTCTCTGAAGAAGTAAAGGCCAACAAGAACGGTTAAGATCGTTCCTACACCACTCCACGTAGCATAGGTAAATCCCAATGGAAGCTCTAATAAAGCTAAGGACAAGAGATAGAAGGCTGCACCGAAGCCAATGATTACACCTAGACTTGGCCATAGCCGAGTAAAACCATTTGAAACCTTCAGCATTGTTGAACCAAAAACCTCAATTATAATTGCAGCACCTAAAAATAAATAAGCCATGATCATTTCTTTTCCTCCACGAGATCTGCTAGATAGCTAAGCATTTGCTTTTGTTCTTCTAGCTTAATTGGATCAAGCTTAAACATATTGGAAAATATAAAACCATCACATACCAAACGAATAATTAAGCTCAGCTCAGGCGAAGTGTCTTCCTTCAGCGCTTCCTGTTTAAATCGCTGATATTCTGTATCCCACATTTTTTGCAGATCGTGATTGCTGACCAAAGCTCCAAGGATACTCGCATCTGAACTTAACGCTCCATGGGCATTTAATTGTTTAAAGGTTGCGTGTAGATACGCTAATGTGTAGCTCTTACCTTCCTCCAATTCATCCTGAACCAATCTTCTAAATTCTAGTATAGTTTGTTCATTTAAAGCCTTTAATAATTCATCCTTTGTATGAAAATGATAAAGCAAACCACCCTTACTCACTCCAGCTTCAGCAGCCACAGCTTCTAATGTGAGCTGGGTAATCCCTTTTTCTTCAATAATGTTGGCAGCAGCTTCTAATAGTTTTTCCTTCTTGGACATTCGCATCACTCATTTCTACAATTCTTCAATACAAATGTTACTATACCGTCCAGACGGTTTTTAAATAATATCAT
This portion of the Bacillus horti genome encodes:
- a CDS encoding beta-class carbonic anhydrase yields the protein MSIVNSILEHNKKFVEEKQYEPYLTSKFPKKKVVILTCMDARLSEMLLKSLGFKNGDAKIIKNAGAILNQPFGSSMRSILVAVYELGAEEVLVIGHHNCGMIGLNAEKIMNKFPEFGIDPAAIEALENVGIRMDNFLRGFDSPEDGVMHSIKMIRKHPLFPSKIPVHGLIVDPETGKLDVVVQDYREEKQTRE
- a CDS encoding DinB family protein, producing the protein MKSIDFFLKELADETESTRRVLQRIPEQHLSWSPHSKSMSLGQLALHVAVIPGAIAELLSDSVREIPDVPLNEATSLVEIEEKLDKSVESAKKILSSWSEEDLNAEWRMVHDEQTVLATPRRDMLRSTLFNHWYHHRGQLLVYLRLLDVPVPAVYGSSADEQ
- a CDS encoding DUF899 domain-containing protein — encoded protein: MEKDMCCSKEANDKLNNGLKHEDKTETERINLDSSIGYPKIVSREEWLKASKELLTKEKELTRARDALNAERRKMPVVEIEKAYTFEGTDGKVSLLDLFNGYRQLIVYHFMFGPEDKKGCSGCSMLVDNMGHQAHVNARDTQIVLVSRAPLSKLEPFKKRMGWSVPWYSSFESDFNYDFGVTSNGGESFAISVFLREKERIFQSYFTSGRGVEYLGSNWSYLDITPLGRQETWEDTQVECEQSHPYSWWRLHDQYKD
- a CDS encoding DMT family transporter; this encodes MIMAYLFLGAAIIIEVFGSTMLKVSNGFTRLWPSLGVIIGFGAAFYLLSLALLELPLGFTYATWSGVGTILTVLVGLYFFREKINKQGVFGLMVLILGIILLNLEK
- a CDS encoding TetR/AcrR family transcriptional regulator, with the protein product MSEKNKFQLKREATYTKLIQAGFEVLCEKGYSGASIDDIVKQAGFTKGAFYVHFETKEQFMLDVLSYRKEKRANLHAHFIPLIETGTSLEKIIQKSMEIIVGQLKTTPEWILVYVDFYMQAKRNSNSMLVYQTLYDEWIGEIQHFIDLLRVHKFVPQEINPLEKAKMFYAYLDGCLLHYNLYKEMLNVPMATKGLLAILSSK
- a CDS encoding TetR/AcrR family transcriptional regulator, translating into MSKKEKLLEAAANIIEEKGITQLTLEAVAAEAGVSKGGLLYHFHTKDELLKALNEQTILEFRRLVQDELEEGKSYTLAYLHATFKQLNAHGALSSDASILGALVSNHDLQKMWDTEYQRFKQEALKEDTSPELSLIIRLVCDGFIFSNMFKLDPIKLEEQKQMLSYLADLVEEKK
- a CDS encoding DMT family transporter, encoding MAGVIYLGIAIIFEAFGTTMLKLSNGFSVLLPTLGVGAGFLISFTFLSFSLKTVPLSTAYATWSGVGTALSAMIGVIIFNESLSMFKAFALILVITGIVILNKSRRVKPNVAMVQE